From the Prosthecobacter dejongeii genome, one window contains:
- a CDS encoding choice-of-anchor D domain-containing protein encodes MAKNILPPCLLSLCWLVLTTLAPAAPGDVDVTFKGRAYGPIRSGQSVRATAVQPDGKIVIGGYFFDVNEDIRPFITRLNPDGSRDTPFETRIPIEPQAIAVLNDGKLLVAGAFASTDTTISKNTLYRLLPDSTIDTSFTPEILGGSINSILVYPNGRIMIGGTFLTVAGVARPYLARLEADGTLDESFNPSINARVYGMALQPDEKILIGGSFSWTRADTQVQRGIGRLNADGSVDSSFIATSSIVNNTVDPVTAFAFQPNGKVVIGGFFGRINGITRSRLAVLNTDGSLDSSAVYLNDTVLSIGAQADGRFIIGGDFYNFASQVPYNGIARIESTATLDSTFARNPLRTVSGVTLQNDGRVFLGLNRRGLQSSTAPNLITRLENSPASETLTTTGGTTINWLRGGSSPAVAYTTFELSTDAGVTWTHLGSGIRVTGGWEMNGLSLPASGLVRARGRTYSGHYNGSSGLVEQVCSLDLTTPQMVIEDPAGAVLPSTNASFDFLNERFVAKTFKVRNTGLAPLSLKSLRCPSSLIILETSGLPGLLWPGQEASFTATFRPSRPEALSSSFEIHSNDPNTPIFSVHLSGQGALGRNTNIKNVYAQLSNPYSSPNYTDSTVSPVRKLYTISLPYKAYSLALRLETEDHVDQINSNGTPLSKKSYETEYYELPIIFTGNIQTVDLEVVALDGVTKQTYRILLARRPPIAGDLDFAYASDAAQHKTHSSLSITPDGSLVSPSTTEPYLKKINATGALESAFNPDFLSSDQVNGIQQLDNGDYLIFGNLSLFNGSYRTPVALLNREGQLLPDFRPMGVASSEVFCALRQPDGKILVGGENLAIPGKSLGRLIRFLPDGSLDSDFRPNFNGLVEALALDDSGHIVVGGSFTEVNGASASYLVRLNIDGSKHIEEPINFVYGSSGVSIIERAASGKWMIAGNFAIIAGTFRSGLARLNADWTLDPEFSSAEGYPKSIALQADGSLWMTQNNYNLPLVQLNSTGTRLASPKITGYVPYNLALTQNGQVMLNGHFSEINDIPREGLSRLHNVPATQELTVPNASRIQWLRGGSSPEARRVFFELSTDQGGTWTKLSEGTRITGGWEATGLHLPQAGRIRARAVVGSGYNNKSSGLVETISPDFQFAAPAMVVQVDDETLPSGAEVAFDEVGLKTGVETRTLQLTNTGGSSLLNIRAQLTGAAANQFLIRSQPSTELFPEDGSTVIVEFRPTKAGDKSATLEIVSNDPTTPVFSLNLTGSGTKAILSKVTTLAVADLTGASVTLKGVVDPQGAAQTVIFEYGLTAQLGQQVVAQPGTIAEGEGATEVQAALTTLSPHTRYFYRIRSSGTLGSAAGKILTFTTLNAVPVGAPDQFIVVYGSNGRLPVLSNDQDPDGDAFSLNTVSALIPSEVGSVRKVGEEIVFTANNPFHAVPASFTYTLKDAWGGVSAPVEVNIFQNEAILSGPSNVSAVAQTLYINVRTEGIWSVTQAPAWLRPLQSAGAGNGSAIFDLQANVGKTSRTGVIKIGHSFFTLIQSAAAVPEGPPIIFAPDELYPVARVARYFELFFPTQNLPAIFTVKNLPPGLTIDHEGWIRGIPTKAGRYDLQIQARNAAGSSVATNSFTLEVEPLSEALIGAYEGYFVPSNPEDLGLSGRYQFQVTPSGSYTGKIFFGSKSVPMKGLIESASNETGSFTIRQRFQSAATVADRVQLNVTPTGVVMTLDSEYSAPPPITNQGWKIPWNGKDVQAAAYVGLHTFKISSGAFIAYLPRGDGFGSVSITAKTGAARLVGRLPDGTAFTTATFAGAASGSNQQSQVLLYQSLYKDRGFFGGVLTLVPGTTPAENTVYGNAVWVKQPVDPKTKDVVYPQGIRHPYLILSGSALPRVAAGGVVMGVPNGTPQNAELRFQYGGLAAEETLAVTLSNPSAKGVTQKAVVLAGENATATLPKVDATTGLFNGELSLPGPVKALDRKVAFMGQLVRIGTETRGYGFFLLPQLPAEGETLKTAPQLSGQVILSPAEGEE; translated from the coding sequence ATGGCAAAAAATATCCTACCCCCCTGCCTACTCAGCCTCTGCTGGCTGGTCCTCACCACCCTGGCCCCCGCCGCGCCTGGGGATGTGGATGTGACTTTTAAAGGCAGGGCTTACGGCCCTATCCGCTCTGGCCAATCAGTGAGAGCCACCGCTGTGCAGCCCGATGGGAAGATCGTGATTGGCGGGTATTTTTTTGACGTGAATGAAGACATCCGACCATTTATCACCAGGCTCAATCCTGACGGCAGTCGTGATACTCCTTTCGAAACACGGATACCCATCGAACCTCAGGCCATTGCGGTTTTGAATGATGGCAAACTTTTGGTCGCAGGTGCATTTGCGAGCACAGATACAACGATTTCTAAAAACACCCTTTACCGCCTGCTTCCTGACAGTACGATTGACACCAGCTTTACCCCAGAAATCTTGGGGGGCTCTATCAATAGCATCCTGGTTTATCCGAATGGCCGCATCATGATCGGTGGCACATTTTTAACCGTCGCAGGTGTGGCCCGCCCCTACCTTGCACGTCTTGAGGCAGATGGAACTTTAGATGAAAGCTTCAATCCGTCCATCAACGCACGAGTTTATGGCATGGCCTTGCAGCCGGATGAAAAAATCCTGATCGGAGGCTCTTTTTCTTGGACCCGCGCAGACACCCAAGTTCAAAGAGGCATTGGCCGTCTGAATGCAGATGGGAGTGTGGATTCTAGCTTCATTGCCACGAGCTCGATCGTAAATAACACTGTCGATCCTGTCACCGCCTTCGCATTCCAGCCCAACGGTAAAGTTGTCATTGGCGGATTCTTCGGCCGAATCAATGGAATCACTCGGTCTCGACTGGCGGTTTTAAATACCGATGGCAGCTTGGATAGTTCCGCAGTTTATCTCAATGACACAGTTTTGTCCATCGGTGCGCAGGCGGATGGTCGATTCATTATTGGAGGGGACTTTTATAATTTTGCTTCTCAAGTCCCTTACAACGGTATCGCCAGGATTGAGTCCACAGCCACCCTCGACTCCACCTTTGCAAGAAATCCTTTGAGGACGGTCAGCGGTGTCACTCTGCAAAACGACGGTCGAGTTTTTCTAGGTCTGAACAGACGCGGGCTACAAAGTAGCACAGCCCCGAACCTGATCACTCGCCTTGAAAACAGCCCGGCATCTGAAACCCTGACGACCACGGGCGGAACTACGATCAACTGGCTGCGCGGAGGATCTAGCCCCGCTGTCGCCTACACCACTTTTGAATTGAGCACCGATGCTGGCGTCACTTGGACTCACCTCGGCAGCGGCATACGCGTCACGGGTGGCTGGGAAATGAATGGTTTGTCATTACCGGCTAGTGGCTTGGTCCGTGCACGCGGGAGGACGTACAGTGGGCATTACAACGGATCCTCGGGTCTTGTCGAACAAGTGTGTTCTTTGGATCTAACCACGCCTCAAATGGTGATCGAAGATCCGGCTGGCGCAGTCTTGCCTTCGACCAACGCGAGCTTTGACTTCCTCAATGAACGCTTTGTGGCCAAGACCTTTAAAGTCCGCAATACAGGACTTGCCCCCTTGTCTTTGAAAAGCCTTCGCTGCCCGTCCTCACTAATCATTCTGGAAACTAGTGGTCTTCCAGGCCTGCTCTGGCCAGGCCAGGAAGCCAGCTTCACAGCGACCTTCCGACCTTCCCGACCCGAGGCGTTGAGCAGCAGCTTTGAGATTCATAGCAACGACCCAAATACACCAATTTTCAGTGTGCACCTTTCTGGGCAAGGAGCTTTGGGAAGGAATACCAATATCAAGAATGTTTACGCCCAACTTTCCAACCCATATTCAAGCCCGAACTACACAGATTCTACCGTCAGTCCCGTCCGCAAACTTTATACAATCTCATTGCCTTATAAGGCTTACTCCCTCGCTTTAAGGCTCGAAACGGAGGACCATGTAGACCAAATCAATTCTAATGGCACACCGCTTTCGAAAAAAAGTTACGAAACTGAATATTATGAATTACCCATCATATTCACGGGTAATATTCAAACTGTTGATTTAGAAGTGGTCGCACTGGATGGCGTGACCAAACAAACGTATCGCATCCTCCTAGCAAGAAGACCCCCTATAGCTGGCGACCTTGATTTCGCATATGCCAGCGATGCTGCTCAGCATAAGACTCATTCATCCCTCTCCATCACTCCCGATGGGAGCCTCGTCAGCCCATCCACCACGGAGCCCTACCTGAAAAAAATAAACGCTACGGGTGCTCTGGAGTCCGCCTTTAATCCGGACTTCCTCTCAAGCGATCAAGTCAACGGCATTCAACAGTTGGACAACGGTGATTACTTGATTTTCGGAAATCTTTCTTTGTTTAACGGATCTTATCGTACACCCGTCGCCTTATTGAATCGTGAAGGACAGTTACTTCCAGATTTTAGGCCTATGGGAGTTGCTTCGTCCGAAGTTTTTTGTGCTTTGAGACAGCCTGATGGAAAAATTCTGGTGGGGGGCGAAAATCTCGCCATCCCTGGAAAATCTTTGGGACGCCTTATCCGCTTCCTCCCAGATGGGTCTTTGGACAGTGATTTTCGCCCGAATTTCAATGGCCTAGTTGAAGCCCTCGCCCTAGACGACTCAGGCCATATTGTGGTGGGAGGTAGCTTCACCGAAGTTAATGGTGCCTCTGCGAGTTACTTAGTGCGTTTGAACATCGATGGTTCTAAACACATCGAAGAACCCATTAATTTCGTCTATGGGAGTAGCGGCGTTTCTATCATCGAACGTGCCGCCTCAGGCAAATGGATGATCGCAGGAAACTTTGCAATTATAGCAGGAACATTTCGCTCTGGACTTGCGAGACTGAATGCCGACTGGACTTTAGATCCTGAATTCTCTTCAGCCGAAGGTTACCCGAAATCCATTGCCCTCCAGGCGGATGGCAGTTTATGGATGACGCAAAATAACTACAACCTGCCGCTGGTGCAATTGAACTCTACGGGCACTCGATTAGCTAGTCCGAAGATCACCGGTTATGTACCATACAACTTAGCTTTGACCCAGAACGGTCAGGTCATGCTCAATGGTCATTTTTCGGAGATCAATGACATTCCTCGTGAAGGTCTCTCCAGGCTGCACAATGTCCCGGCCACTCAGGAACTGACGGTACCGAATGCGAGCCGCATTCAATGGTTACGCGGAGGTTCGTCGCCTGAAGCGCGGCGGGTTTTCTTTGAGCTCAGCACGGATCAAGGCGGCACTTGGACGAAGCTCTCGGAGGGCACGCGCATCACGGGGGGCTGGGAGGCCACGGGGCTGCATCTACCGCAGGCGGGCCGTATCCGGGCAAGGGCGGTGGTGGGCAGTGGTTACAATAACAAGTCCTCGGGTTTAGTGGAAACCATCTCGCCAGACTTTCAATTCGCGGCGCCTGCCATGGTGGTCCAGGTGGATGACGAAACGCTGCCTTCAGGTGCGGAGGTGGCCTTTGACGAAGTAGGTCTCAAGACTGGCGTTGAAACGCGGACCCTCCAACTCACCAACACGGGTGGCAGCAGCTTGTTGAACATCCGCGCACAACTCACGGGTGCTGCGGCTAACCAATTCCTCATTCGTAGCCAGCCCTCGACTGAATTGTTCCCAGAGGACGGCTCGACTGTGATCGTTGAGTTCCGACCGACCAAGGCAGGCGACAAATCGGCCACGCTAGAAATCGTGAGCAATGACCCAACCACGCCCGTCTTCAGCCTGAACCTCACTGGTAGTGGCACGAAGGCTATTTTATCAAAAGTGACCACCCTGGCGGTGGCGGATCTCACTGGGGCAAGTGTCACCCTCAAAGGGGTGGTAGATCCACAAGGCGCGGCCCAGACGGTGATCTTTGAATACGGTCTCACGGCCCAACTGGGCCAGCAAGTGGTGGCGCAGCCAGGGACGATTGCCGAGGGTGAAGGGGCCACGGAGGTCCAGGCCGCACTCACCACCCTGTCCCCTCACACACGTTACTTTTATCGTATCCGTTCCAGTGGCACTTTGGGCAGCGCCGCCGGTAAAATCCTGACCTTCACCACACTGAATGCGGTGCCGGTGGGTGCGCCAGATCAATTCATTGTGGTGTATGGAAGCAATGGGAGGCTCCCTGTTCTGAGCAATGACCAAGATCCTGATGGCGATGCCTTCAGCTTAAACACGGTCAGTGCCCTAATACCATCCGAGGTAGGCAGTGTGCGCAAAGTGGGCGAAGAAATCGTCTTCACGGCAAATAACCCATTCCATGCCGTTCCCGCTTCGTTCACTTACACCCTTAAGGATGCTTGGGGTGGCGTTTCCGCCCCTGTTGAAGTAAACATCTTCCAGAACGAGGCCATCTTGAGCGGGCCATCCAACGTATCGGCAGTTGCGCAGACCCTTTACATTAATGTGCGGACCGAAGGTATCTGGAGTGTGACTCAGGCACCGGCCTGGCTTCGCCCGCTTCAGTCTGCGGGGGCAGGCAATGGCTCGGCAATTTTCGACCTCCAGGCCAATGTGGGTAAAACTTCACGCACAGGTGTCATCAAAATCGGTCACTCATTTTTTACCCTAATTCAGTCTGCGGCCGCCGTCCCCGAAGGCCCGCCGATTATTTTTGCTCCAGATGAGCTTTACCCCGTCGCCCGTGTAGCCAGGTATTTCGAACTTTTCTTCCCCACTCAAAATCTGCCGGCCATCTTTACGGTGAAAAATCTGCCGCCTGGACTGACGATCGATCATGAAGGATGGATCCGTGGAATTCCGACGAAAGCTGGCCGTTACGATCTCCAGATTCAGGCCCGAAATGCAGCCGGTTCATCTGTCGCAACTAACAGTTTCACGCTCGAAGTGGAGCCGTTGTCTGAGGCGTTGATCGGTGCCTATGAGGGGTATTTTGTTCCTTCCAATCCTGAGGATCTGGGGCTGAGTGGCCGTTATCAGTTCCAGGTGACGCCTTCCGGCAGCTACACCGGGAAGATCTTTTTTGGCAGCAAGTCTGTGCCAATGAAGGGCCTGATTGAAAGCGCCTCCAACGAAACGGGTAGCTTCACCATCCGTCAAAGATTTCAAAGCGCCGCGACGGTGGCAGATCGGGTTCAGTTGAATGTGACGCCGACAGGTGTGGTCATGACGTTGGATTCGGAGTATTCCGCTCCCCCGCCCATCACCAACCAGGGCTGGAAGATCCCCTGGAATGGCAAGGACGTGCAGGCCGCAGCCTACGTGGGGCTGCATACCTTTAAAATCTCCTCGGGGGCGTTCATCGCTTATTTACCTCGCGGGGATGGGTTTGGCTCGGTGAGCATTACGGCGAAGACCGGGGCCGCCCGCCTCGTGGGCAGATTGCCCGATGGCACAGCCTTTACCACCGCTACCTTTGCGGGTGCTGCCTCAGGGAGTAACCAGCAGAGCCAAGTCCTGCTTTACCAGTCTCTTTACAAAGACCGTGGTTTCTTCGGCGGAGTCTTGACCCTGGTGCCAGGAACCACGCCTGCGGAAAACACTGTCTATGGGAACGCTGTCTGGGTGAAACAGCCGGTGGATCCCAAGACCAAGGATGTGGTGTACCCGCAGGGGATCCGCCACCCATACCTCATCCTGTCTGGCAGTGCTCTTCCCCGAGTCGCCGCCGGAGGAGTGGTGATGGGGGTCCCCAATGGGACACCGCAGAATGCCGAACTGCGCTTTCAATACGGTGGCCTCGCAGCGGAGGAAACTCTGGCAGTGACGCTGAGCAATCCGAGCGCCAAAGGAGTCACCCAAAAGGCAGTGGTGCTGGCGGGTGAAAATGCCACGGCGACGCTGCCGAAGGTGGATGCCACCACGGGCCTCTTCAACGGGGAGCTCTCCCTGCCCGGCCCTGTGAAAGCGCTGGACCGGAAAGTCGCCTTCATGGGCCAGCTTGTCCGCATCGGCACGGAAACTCGCGGTTACGGGTTTTTCCTACTGCCGCAACTGCCCGCCGAAGGGGAGACCTTGAAGACCGCTCCTCAGCTCTCTGGTCAGGTGATCTTGAGCCCGGCGGAAGGGGAAGAGTAG
- a CDS encoding acetylxylan esterase, which translates to MKARLLLPCLLLLTASASGMDNARPMRDLNGYFPFTPVADAAAWQERRAEIEKRVLLANGLWPMPEKTPLKATIHGRVERDDYTIDRVFFESLPGHYVTGSLYLPKKHSGKIPAILCPHGHWPNGRFMDEGAGSAVVKKQIETGAEERESAARSPLQARCVHLARMGCAAFHYDTLGNADSIQFPLHRHGAGQAGFLSPQADLRLQTYLGLHTWNSVRALDFLLSLEGIDPDRIGCTGASGGGTQTMMITGIDPRIKAAFPCVMVSTAMQGGCTCENGHYLRIGQGNVDIAALTAPRPLGITAADDWTKELATKGLPDLKDLYAKLGVPDKVTAHIATQFPHNYNLPSRLAMYEFFNQHFQLGQKSPIQERDFTFSTKADMTVWTAEHPAPTGNAVGEAHEKAVCDWMTAQDEKNITALIQKDDTTALRNIVGEAWKTIVGRPQPTPQEVAYEMVKKEEKADHFIVQGRIQNTRDEETLHAVFLYPKNWQGEATLWLSLKGSDSVLTAAGPTPAAQKLLDQGIAIACPDLYLRGMTEQPKAGDNLKAKANDFREFSGYTFGYNPTLLARRVHDAMTMLTMMQSQEKYPVKQLKIHGLEGAGPIALVTGTVLALDGVTADLEGFRFADLKSSWDVNFVPGAVKYGDVDALLKLTKE; encoded by the coding sequence ATGAAAGCTCGGCTCCTTCTCCCCTGCCTCCTACTCCTCACGGCCTCTGCTTCCGGTATGGACAATGCGCGACCGATGCGGGATCTTAATGGCTACTTTCCCTTTACCCCAGTGGCGGATGCAGCGGCGTGGCAGGAGCGGCGGGCGGAGATCGAAAAACGCGTGCTCCTAGCCAATGGCCTGTGGCCAATGCCGGAAAAGACTCCGCTGAAGGCCACCATCCATGGTCGGGTGGAGCGGGATGACTACACGATTGACCGGGTGTTTTTTGAAAGCCTGCCGGGCCACTATGTGACAGGCAGCCTGTATCTGCCAAAAAAACACAGTGGCAAGATCCCCGCCATCTTATGTCCCCACGGTCACTGGCCGAATGGCCGTTTCATGGATGAAGGTGCAGGCAGTGCAGTAGTAAAAAAGCAGATCGAAACTGGAGCCGAAGAGCGCGAATCTGCCGCCCGCTCCCCGCTGCAGGCGCGCTGCGTGCATCTGGCCCGCATGGGCTGCGCAGCCTTTCATTACGATACGCTGGGCAATGCCGACTCCATCCAATTTCCCCTCCACCGCCACGGGGCGGGGCAGGCCGGCTTCCTTAGCCCCCAGGCAGATCTGCGTCTGCAGACCTACCTGGGCCTGCACACCTGGAACAGCGTGCGCGCGCTGGATTTCCTGCTGAGTCTGGAGGGTATCGACCCGGACCGCATCGGCTGCACGGGGGCCAGCGGGGGCGGCACCCAGACGATGATGATCACGGGCATCGACCCGCGGATCAAAGCGGCATTTCCCTGCGTGATGGTCTCCACCGCCATGCAGGGCGGCTGCACCTGTGAAAACGGCCACTACCTGCGCATCGGCCAGGGGAACGTGGACATCGCCGCGCTCACCGCCCCACGCCCGCTGGGCATCACCGCTGCGGATGATTGGACAAAAGAACTAGCCACCAAGGGCCTGCCAGATCTGAAGGATCTTTATGCCAAACTGGGCGTGCCAGACAAGGTCACCGCCCACATCGCCACCCAGTTTCCGCATAACTACAATCTGCCCTCCCGGCTGGCGATGTATGAGTTCTTTAACCAGCACTTCCAGTTAGGCCAAAAAAGCCCCATTCAGGAGCGCGACTTCACTTTTTCTACCAAGGCCGACATGACCGTCTGGACCGCCGAACACCCTGCCCCTACGGGCAATGCGGTGGGAGAGGCCCATGAAAAAGCCGTCTGCGACTGGATGACGGCGCAGGATGAAAAGAACATCACCGCCCTCATCCAGAAGGACGATACCACCGCATTGCGCAACATCGTGGGCGAAGCCTGGAAGACCATAGTGGGCCGCCCCCAACCCACTCCGCAGGAAGTCGCCTATGAAATGGTGAAAAAGGAAGAGAAGGCCGATCACTTCATCGTCCAAGGTCGCATCCAAAACACCCGCGACGAGGAAACCCTGCACGCTGTCTTCCTCTACCCGAAAAACTGGCAGGGCGAGGCCACCCTGTGGCTGAGCCTCAAGGGCAGCGACTCCGTCCTCACCGCCGCAGGCCCCACACCCGCCGCTCAAAAGCTGCTGGATCAAGGCATCGCCATCGCCTGTCCCGATCTTTACCTGCGCGGCATGACCGAGCAGCCTAAGGCGGGAGACAACCTGAAGGCCAAAGCCAACGACTTTCGCGAATTCAGCGGTTACACCTTTGGTTATAATCCCACCCTCCTGGCTCGCCGTGTGCACGATGCCATGACGATGTTGACCATGATGCAGAGCCAGGAAAAGTATCCCGTGAAGCAGCTCAAAATCCACGGCCTGGAAGGTGCTGGCCCCATCGCCCTGGTCACCGGCACCGTCCTCGCGCTGGATGGCGTCACTGCGGATCTGGAAGGCTTCCGCTTCGCCGATTTAAAGTCCTCCTGGGATGTGAATTTCGTCCCAGGTGCCGTCAAATACGGCGATGTGGACGCCCTGCTGAAGCTGACGAAGGAGTGA
- a CDS encoding aspartate kinase, with translation MALIVQKYGGTSVGNPERIRNCARRILETQRAGHQVVAVVSAMSGVTDNLIRLAKEVSPEQDPSEREMDVLLSTGEQTTIALTAMAINALGGKAVSLTGAQAGISTDRMHTKARIVNITPDAVHKMLDEGNIVMLAGFQGETASGEITTLGRGGSDLTAIAMAAAIKADLCQIYTDVDGVYTCDPRVVKCATKIEEISYDEMLEMASSGSKVMQSRSVEFAKKFGVRFEVRSSLNNNPGTLVKEETPGMESVVVRGVSLERNQAKITIDDVPDRPGISSVIFGAIAGANIMIDMIVQNVSFDGETDISFTLSAADLPKAEKALRDILSTLGDKVTLRTESGVAKLSVVGIGMRSHSGVAAKMFKALADVSVNILMISTSEIKTAVIVQEADIETASRAVHTAFGLDAA, from the coding sequence ATGGCCCTCATTGTCCAGAAATACGGCGGTACCTCCGTCGGCAATCCAGAACGCATCCGGAACTGCGCACGCCGCATTCTGGAAACTCAGCGCGCTGGCCACCAGGTCGTCGCCGTCGTCTCCGCCATGTCGGGCGTGACGGATAACCTCATCCGCCTGGCCAAAGAAGTGTCCCCTGAGCAGGACCCCAGCGAGCGTGAAATGGACGTCCTCCTTTCCACCGGAGAGCAGACCACCATCGCCCTCACCGCCATGGCCATCAATGCCCTGGGGGGCAAAGCCGTCTCCCTCACCGGAGCGCAGGCTGGCATCTCCACGGACCGCATGCATACCAAGGCACGCATCGTCAACATCACGCCAGATGCCGTGCATAAGATGCTGGATGAAGGCAACATCGTCATGCTGGCAGGCTTTCAGGGTGAAACCGCCAGTGGCGAGATCACCACGCTCGGCCGGGGCGGCAGTGACCTCACCGCCATCGCCATGGCCGCCGCTATCAAGGCTGACCTCTGCCAGATTTACACCGATGTGGATGGCGTGTACACTTGCGACCCTCGCGTGGTGAAGTGCGCGACGAAGATCGAAGAAATCAGCTATGACGAGATGCTGGAAATGGCCAGCAGCGGCAGCAAGGTGATGCAGAGCCGGAGCGTCGAGTTTGCGAAAAAATTTGGCGTGCGTTTTGAAGTGCGCAGCAGCCTCAACAACAACCCAGGAACCCTCGTGAAAGAAGAAACCCCCGGTATGGAATCCGTCGTCGTGCGCGGCGTCAGCCTTGAGCGCAATCAGGCCAAGATCACCATTGATGACGTGCCAGATCGCCCGGGCATCTCGTCCGTCATCTTTGGTGCCATCGCCGGTGCCAACATCATGATTGACATGATCGTGCAGAACGTCTCGTTCGATGGCGAAACAGACATCTCCTTCACCCTTAGTGCCGCAGACCTGCCGAAGGCTGAAAAAGCCTTGCGTGACATCCTCTCCACCCTCGGTGACAAAGTGACCCTGCGCACTGAGTCTGGCGTGGCCAAGCTCAGCGTGGTGGGCATCGGCATGCGCAGCCACAGCGGCGTCGCGGCCAAGATGTTCAAAGCCCTGGCCGACGTCAGCGTGAACATCCTCATGATCTCCACCAGCGAGATCAAGACCGCTGTCATCGTGCAGGAGGCTGATATCGAAACCGCCTCCCGTGCCGTGCACACCGCCTTTGGCTTGGACGCCGCCTAA